The genomic window CGTCGGGCCCGGCCTGACGGGATGGAGAGCCGCTCACCCGCCGCGGAGCACAAGGCGCACGCGCCGCGCTCCATCCGCTGCATGGTCTGCACGATCTCCGACTCCAAGACGCCGGAGACCGACACGAGCGGCCAGCTCCTCCGGGAACTGCTGACCGCCGCCGGGCACGAGGTCGTCGACTACCGGCTCGTGCGGGACGAGCCGAGTCAGGTTCACGCGGTGATCCATGCAGCCTGCACGAACCCGACGGTCCAGGCCCTCATCTTCACCGGCGGCACCGGCATCACCTCGCGAGACCAGACGTTCGAGGCCGTCGAGGCCCTGCTGGAGAAGCGGCTGCCGGGGTTCGGCGAGCTGTTCCGGATGGTCTCGTACCAGGAGATCGGTGCGGCGGCGATGCTCTCCCGTGCCCAGGCCGGCGCCCGGGCTGGGCGGCTCATCTTCTCGCTGCCGGGCTCGCCGGCCGCCTGCCGGCTGGCCCTCGAGCGCTTGATCCTCCCGGAGCTGGGACACATGGTGCGCGAGCTGAGCCGCTGAGCACCGGGGCGCGGGTTCTGTGATAGAGTCAGAGCCGCGTGCCGGAGCGTGCCGCGCGATAGTGGAGGGACTATGAACCTGAAGTGGGCCGTCGGACTGGTCCTCGTGGTGGTGGCCGTCACACTCAGCGGGCCGAGCGCGGCCCAGCCCGGCGCGGCAGCGCCCGCGCGCCTCTGGGAGGAGGCCCCGCCGGCGGTGGTCGCGCCCGAGATCGCGCGCCTGAACGACGCGCTGACGCGGCTCGCGGAGAGTCTCAAGGCCGCGCTCGTCCAGATCCGGGTCCGCCGCGCGCCGGGCGACAGTGAGGGGGACGACGGCCCCCGGCGCTCGATGGGGTCGGGGTTCCTCGTGCACCCCGACGGGTACCTGGTGACCAACGCCCACGTCGTCGAGAGCGCCACCGAGGTCCAGGTGCGCCTGGCCACCGGGCGCCGGCTGATGGGGAAGGTCGTCGGCCGCGATGCCCGAGTGGACCTGGCGCTCGTGAAGGTCGAGTCCACCGAGCCGCTGCCCATTCTTCCCCTCGGTGACTCGAACACGCTTCGGGTGGGGGAGTTCGTGCTGGCCCTCGGCCATCCGTTCGGCCTCGAGCAGACCGTGTCCTTCGGCATCGTCAGCCGCAAGGGCGCGCCGCTTCAGACGGCGGCGCCGGGCTTCGATTTCATCCAGACGGACGCGGCGGTGAATCCCGGCAACTCCGGCGGCCCCCTCGTCAACATGGCGGGACAGGTGGTCGGCGTGAACTCGATGGCGGCCCGGAACGGCTCCATCGGATTCGCCATCCCCTCGAACCTCGTGAAGGCGCTGCTCCCGGAGCTGCTCGCCAAGGGGAAGATCGAGTGGGGCTGGCTGGGTGTGCGGATCGACGAGGTTACCGAGGACAACGTCGCCGAGTACGGGCTCCGCGAGCCGCGGGGCGTCGCGATCGCCGGCGTGATCCCGGATCAGCCCGCGGCGCGGGCCGGCCTGCGCGTGAAGGACGTGGTCGTCTCCATCGACGGTAGCACGGTGGTCACGCCCCGCGACCTCCAGCGCGTCATCGCCTCCATGCCGGCCGGGAAGACGGTGCGCATGCTCCTGATCCGCGAGGGGCAGGAGCAGGAGCTCCAGGTCACGATCGGCCGCTATCCCGAAGCTGACGAGGAGAAGCCGAAGGCGCCGGCGCGGTAGCCGCGGGCTAGGATATTTCGGGGAGGTCTCGGAAGACCCCCCCGATGCCCCCCCCGTCGTGGCGGCGGCGAAGCCGCCGCTCGGAGTACTCCTCGATGCACCATGCGCTCGGTGGTCGGCACCGGGTTACTCCGACACGCTTCTAGGTCATGGGAGGGGGCAAGCCCGCGCTCGGAGTGGAACACTGACCCGCGGCAACTGGGCCAGGCGTTGGCGCGCGGTTACTCCGACAGCCTCTTAGCCGGCCGTCACGGCCTGCGCCTGCGGCGCTCCGTCGCCGTGGGCGGGCGTGAGCGCGCAGGCCTCGGCCGCGGTGGCGGCGTGAAGCGAGAGATCCCGGATCGTCGGGGCCTCGCCGCAGAGCGGACACTTCGGATCCCGCCGCAGCCGCACCTCGCGAAAGCGCATCCCCAGCGCGTCATAGGTCAGGAGCCGTCCGATCAAGGGCTCGCCCTTTCCCAGGATGAGCTTCACGGCTTCGGTCGCCTGGACCACTCCGATGAGTCCTGGGAGCACGCCCAGGACGCCGGCCTCGTTTCAGGAGGGCACCAGGCCCGCCGGGGGGGGCACGGGATACAGGCAGCGGTAGCACGGGCCGCGTCCCGGGGCGAGGACCGTCACCATGCCCTCGAACTGGAAGATGGAGCCGTGGACGTTCGGCTTGCCAGCCAGGTAGCAGGCGTCGTTGACGAGGTAGCGCGTGTCGAAGTTGTCGGAGCCGTCGACGACGACGTCGTAGTCCTTGATGATGCGCTCGATGTTGTCGACGGTGAGGCGCTCGGGATACGGCACCACGGTGACATCCGGGTTCAGCGCCTGGATGGTGTCACGCGCCGACTCGACCTTGGGGCGGCCGACATCCGGCGTCCGGTGCAGGATCTGACGCTGGAGGTTACTGAGATCCACGACGTCCGAGTCGATGATGCCGAGCGTGCCGACGCCGACCGCGGCCAGGTAGACCCCCGTCGGCGATCCCAGCCCGCCGGCGCCGATCAGGAGCACCTTCGAGCGCAGCAGGCGCTTCTGGCCGGCCTCGCCGACCTGGGCCAGCATGAAGTGCCGGCTGTAGCGTTCCATCTGGGCCGGGGTGAGGGGTTCCTCCTTCACCACCGGGAGGTGGAGCTCCTTCCAGCGGCGGAAGCCGCCCGCCATCGACGCCACGTGCTCGTACCCCAGGTCGCGCAGCGCCTTGGCGGCCAGCAGCGAGCGGAGGCCCGACATGCAGTAGAGGACGATGGGCGTCTCGGGATCGGAATAGGCGTCCTGGACCTTGAACTCGAGGAAGCCGCGACTGATGTTCACGGCTCCCTCGACGAACCCTTCGCGGTACTCGTCCGGGTCGCGGACGTCGATCAGCACGGGCGGCGCTCCCTCGCGGAGCTGCGCCGTGACCTCTTCCACCGAGACCTCGGGGACGAATTGCTTGGCGTCCTTGACGAGATCGCGATAGGTCTTCATCCTGATGTCCTCCAGGGCGGGATCGGCTGCGGCTCGGTCACCGGCCACATTACCACGCTTCTCGATCGAGTCAAGGGACTTTTCCCCCGTCGAGGGGCGACCGATG from Candidatus Methylomirabilota bacterium includes these protein-coding regions:
- a CDS encoding molybdenum cofactor biosynthesis protein B: MESRSPAAEHKAHAPRSIRCMVCTISDSKTPETDTSGQLLRELLTAAGHEVVDYRLVRDEPSQVHAVIHAACTNPTVQALIFTGGTGITSRDQTFEAVEALLEKRLPGFGELFRMVSYQEIGAAAMLSRAQAGARAGRLIFSLPGSPAACRLALERLILPELGHMVRELSR
- a CDS encoding trypsin-like peptidase domain-containing protein, whose product is MNLKWAVGLVLVVVAVTLSGPSAAQPGAAAPARLWEEAPPAVVAPEIARLNDALTRLAESLKAALVQIRVRRAPGDSEGDDGPRRSMGSGFLVHPDGYLVTNAHVVESATEVQVRLATGRRLMGKVVGRDARVDLALVKVESTEPLPILPLGDSNTLRVGEFVLALGHPFGLEQTVSFGIVSRKGAPLQTAAPGFDFIQTDAAVNPGNSGGPLVNMAGQVVGVNSMAARNGSIGFAIPSNLVKALLPELLAKGKIEWGWLGVRIDEVTEDNVAEYGLREPRGVAIAGVIPDQPAARAGLRVKDVVVSIDGSTVVTPRDLQRVIASMPAGKTVRMLLIREGQEQELQVTIGRYPEADEEKPKAPAR
- the moeB gene encoding molybdopterin-synthase adenylyltransferase MoeB; this translates as MKTYRDLVKDAKQFVPEVSVEEVTAQLREGAPPVLIDVRDPDEYREGFVEGAVNISRGFLEFKVQDAYSDPETPIVLYCMSGLRSLLAAKALRDLGYEHVASMAGGFRRWKELHLPVVKEEPLTPAQMERYSRHFMLAQVGEAGQKRLLRSKVLLIGAGGLGSPTGVYLAAVGVGTLGIIDSDVVDLSNLQRQILHRTPDVGRPKVESARDTIQALNPDVTVVPYPERLTVDNIERIIKDYDVVVDGSDNFDTRYLVNDACYLAGKPNVHGSIFQFEGMVTVLAPGRGPCYRCLYPVPPPAGLVPSUNEAGVLGVLPGLIGVVQATEAVKLILGKGEPLIGRLLTYDALGMRFREVRLRRDPKCPLCGEAPTIRDLSLHAATAAEACALTPAHGDGAPQAQAVTAG